GAGCGCGGCATGAGGGTCACATTCACCGCCAACGGCAAGCCGGTCGAGGCGGACGACGTCTGGGAGGGCGAGAGCCTCCTCTACGTGCTGCGCGAGCGGGTGGGCCTGCCGGGCTCCAAGAACGCCTGCGAGCAGGGCGAGTGCGGTTCCTGCACGGTCTACCTGGACGGCGTCCCGGTCTGTTCCTGTCTGGTCGCGGCCGGCCAGGTCCAGGACCGCGAGGTCCGCACCGTCGAGGGTCTGGCCGAGGAGAGCGGCGAGCTGGGCCTGGTCCAGCAGGCGTTCATCGACGCCGGCGCCGTCCAGTGCGGCTTCTGCACCCCCGGCCTGCTGGTGCAGACCGACGCGCTGCTCGACAACGAGCCGCAGCCGAGCGACAACGACATCCGCGAGGCGCTGTCGGGCAACCTGTGCCGCTGCACCGGTTACGAGAAGATCATGGACGCGGTGCGGCTGGCTTCCGCCCGCAAGTGCGCGAAGGCGGCCTCCGAATGAGCACTCGTACCATCCAGGGCCAGAAGAACCTGCAGGACATCCGGACCTCGAGCCCCGACGGCATCGGCGGCTCGCCGCTGCGCCCGGACGGCAACCTGAAGGTCCGCGGCGAGTTCGCGTACTCCTCCGACATGTGGCACGAGGACATGCTCTGGGGCATGGCGCTGCGCTCGCCGCACCCGCGGGCCAACCTGATCAGCGTGGACATCTCCGAGGCGCTCAAGGTGCCCGGCGTGTACGCGGTGCTGACCCACAAGGACATCCCGGGCTCGAAGTTCTACGGCCTGGAGATCCAGGACCAGCCGGCCCTGGCGATCGACAAGGTCCGATACCACGGTGAGGCGATCGCGCTGGTCGCGGCCGACCACCCGGAGACGGCCCGCCGCGCGGTGAAGAAGATCAAGGTCGAGTACGAGGTGCTCACCCCGATCGTCACCGAGGAGCAGTGCCTCGACCCGCAGACCCACGGCTATGTGCACGAGCCGCACGAGTACAAGTCGCACGGGTACGACAACATCTGCCACGAGCAGAAGCTGGTCTCCGGCCTCGGCGTGACCGACGAGGTCCGCGCGCTGGCCGACGTGGTGGTCTCCGGCCACTACGAGGTCGGCATGCAGGACCAGGCCTTCCTCGGCCCGGAGTCCGGCCTCGCGGTGCCCGCCGAGGACGGCGGCATCGACCTCTACGTGGCCACCCAGTGGCTGCACGTGGACCGCGAGCAGATGGCCCCCGTACTGGCCCTGCCGGAGGAGAAGGTCCGGCTCACCCTGGCGGGTGTCGGCGGCGCCTTCGGCGGCCGCGAGGACCTCTCGATGCAGATCCACGCCTCGCTGCTGGCCCTGCACACCGGCAAGCCGGTCAAGATCGTCTACGCCCGCGACGAGTCCTTCTTCGGCCACGTGCACCGCCACCCGGCCAAGATGTACTACGAGCACGGCGCCACCCGCGACGGCAAGCTGGTCTACGCCGACGCCCGGATCGTGCTGGACGGCGGCGCGTACGCCTCCGCCTCCCCCGCGGTGGTCGGCAACGCCGCCTCGCTGGGCCACGGCCCGTACGTGATCCCGAACGTGCGGATGCACGCGATCGCGCTCTACAGCAACAACCCGTCCTGCGGCGCGATGCGCGGCTTCGGCGCGGTCCAGGCGGCCTTCGGCTACGAGTCGCAGATGGACAAGCTGGCGGCCGAACTGGGCATCGACCCGGTCGAGTTGCGGCAGCTGAACGCGATGGCCGAGGGCGACTACATGCCCACCGGACAGAAGATCGACTCGCCGGCCCCGGTCGCCGAGCTGCTGCAGCGGGTCAAGGACATGCCGCTGCCGCCGCCGCTCGACCTGGACAACCTGGACATCCGTCAGGTCCCGGGCGCGCTGTCCAACACCTCGCACGGCGAGGGCATCGTGCGCGGCATCGGCTACTCGGTCGGCATCAAGAACGTCGGCTTCTCCGAGGGCTTCGACGACTACTCCACCGCCCGGGTCCGCCTGGAGGTCATCGGCGGCGAGCCGGTCGCCATGGTGCACACCGCGATGGCCGAGGTCGGCCAGGGCGGCGTCACCGTGCACGCCCAGATCGCCCGTACCGAGCTCGGGGTCGAGCAGGTCACCATCCACCCGGCCAACACCGAGGTGGGGTCGGCCGGTTCGACCTCCGCGTCGCGGCAGACCTACATGACCGGTGGTGCGGTGAAGCTGGCCGCCGAGGCGGTCAAGCAGGCGCTGATCACCAAGGGCCGCCGCCGCTACGGCTGGGACCAGAACGACATCGACCTGGTCGGCGGCAAGGTGGTCTCCGAGAGCGCCGGCGTGCTGGTCTCGATGGTGGACCTGCTCGGCGAGGAGGCCATCGACCTCACCCGCGAGCACCACCACCGCCCGACCGTCCCGTTCGACAAGGAGACCGGGCAGGGCTTCGGCCACGTCCAGTACACCTTCTGCGCCAACCGCGCGGTGGTCGACGTGGACGTCGACCTGGGCCTGGTCAAGGTGGTCGAGCTGACCGCCGTCCAGGACGTCGGCAAGGCGCTGAACCCGCTCTCGGTGGTCGGCCAGATCCAGGGCGGCGTCACCCAGGCGCTCGGCCTGGCCGTGATGGAGGAGATCGTGGTCAAGGACGGGAAGGTGCGCAACGCGTCCTTCACCGACTACCTGATCCCCACCATCCTGGACACCCCGCCGATCCCGGTGGAGATCCTCGAACTCCCCGACCCGAACGCCCCGTACGGACTGCGCGGCGTCGGCGAGGCCCCCACCGTCTCCGCCACGCCCTCGATCGTCGCCGCGATCCGGGCCGCCACGGGGATCGCCCTGAACCGGATCCCGGTCCGGCCGGAGCACCTCACCGGGACGCTCTAGCCACAAGCCTCCCCGGGGCGGCGACCGTCTTCCCCGCCGCCCCGGGGCGCACCAAAAAAGCAGAACAGTCGACGCATCATCAAGCACCATCGCTGCCGCCTCTCCCACGCCGGGGTTCTGCAGCAGTGCGTACCACCCCGCACCGGCTTGAGTGCGTACCTCGTGAGTCGAACAGTCCCCCTGTGCCTCCTCCAACCGGCAAATCAGGTCGACTCGCCCACCCCAACCCCCTTTGAACCTTGGGAGTGGACATGACCCGGATCTCCACGGAGCCCGGCACCACTGACGACAGACCCGCCACGGACGACTCCCTCACGCCGTCCGAGGCAAACCCGCCGAAGAACGCGCTGGACGCCTACTTCAAGATATCGGCGCGCGGCTCGACCTTCGGCAATGAGCTCCGCGGTGGCCTCACCACCTTCATGGCGATGGCCTACATCCTGCTGCTCAACCCGATCCTGCTCGGCGGCGCCGACAAGAACGGGGTGCACCTGGACCACGCGCAGCTCACCACGGCCACCGCGCTCGCCGCCGCCGTCACCACGATCCTGCTCGGCGTGGTCGGCAACGTGCCGCTGGCCGCCGCGGCCGGACTCTCGGTCTCCGGCGCGATCTCCGCGATCGTCGTCCCGCACACCACGTGGGAGCAGGCCTTCGGCCTCTGCGTGATCTACGGTCTGGCCATCGTGCTGCTGGTCGTCTCCGGCCTGCGCGAGAAGATCATGAACGGCATCCCACTGCCGATCAAGCACGCGATCACCATCGGCATCGGTCTGTTCATCGCCCTGATCGGTCTGAACAAGGCGGGCTTCGTCTTCCAGGGCAAGGGCCCGCTGCTCTCGCTCGGCCCCACCGGTGAGCTGTCCGGATGGCCCGTGCTGATCTTCTGCATCACCCTGCTGACCATCTTCGTGCTGCTGGTCCGCAACACCCGGGGCGCGATCCTGATCGGCCTCGCGGCCGGCACCGTGATCGCCTTCGTCGTGAACGCGGCCGCCGGTCTGGACGACAAGGTCTGGGGCCTGCAGGTGCCCAAGTGGCCCGGCGACGGCCCGGTGGCCGCCCCCGACTTCGGCCTGTTCGGTCACGTCGACCTGTTCGGCGCCTTCGGCAGCCAGGGCATGGGCGCCATCTCCGCCTCGGTCGCCGTCTTCACCCTGGTGCTGGCCGGCTTCTTCGACGCGATGGCCACCATCATCGGCGTCGGCACCGAGGCCGGTCTGGCCGACAAGCAGGGCCGGATGCCCGGCCTGAGCAAGGCGCTCTTCGTGGACGGTGCCGGCGGCGCCATCGGCGGCCTGTCGGGTGCCTCCGGGCAGACCGTCTTCGTCGAGTCCGCGACCGGCGTCGGCGAGGGTGCCCGGACCGGGCTGGCCTCCGTGGTCACCGGTGGTGTCTTCACCCTGATGCTCTTCTTCACCCCGCTCGCCGGCATCGTGCCGGTCCAGGTGGCCTCGGCCGCCCTGGTGGTGATCGGCTCCATGATGATGAGTCAGGCCCGGCACATCGACTGGTCCGACCGCGAGGTCGCCATCCCGGCCTTCCTCACCTGCGTCCTGATGCCGTTCACCTACAGCATCACCGCCGGTGTCGCGGCCGGTGTGATCACCTACTGCGTGATCAAGGCGGGCCGCGGCAAGTGGCGCGAGCCCGGTCCGCTGATGTGGATCCTCACCGGTGTCTTCCTGATCTACTTCGCCTTGACCCCGATCAAGGCCTGGCTGGGAGTTCACTAGTAGCAGAGCCGCTGTGCGGGGGTCCCGGCCCTCGCACAGCGGCTGCCCCCGTTCCACCCCCTCTTCTTCCGTTGGGAGCCCCCGAAATGCAGGACATCGCCGAGCAGCTGCTGGCCTGGCACTCCTCCGGGCGCTCCTTCGCCGTGGCCACCGTGGTCGGCGTCTCCGGCAGCGCGCCGCGCGACCCCGGCGCCGCGCTCGCGGTGGACGCGGACGGCGAGGCGATCGGCTCGGTCTCCGGCGGCTGCGTCGAGGGCGCGGTGTACGAGCTCTGCCAGGAGGCGATCGCCACCGGCACCCCGGTCCTGGAGCGGTTCGGCTACAGCGACGAGGACGCCTTCGCGGTCGGCCTCACCTGCGGCGGCATCCTGGACGTCTTCGTCCAGCCGGTGGTCCCCGGCGCCGACCCCGCGCTCGACGCGGGCATCACCTACATCGCCTCCGGCACCCCGGTCGCGCTGGCCCGGATCGTGGCCGGCCCGGCCGCCCTGCTCGGCGCCACCGTCGCGGTCACCGCCGACACCCACCACGGCTCGCTCACCCCGGCCCCCTCCACGACCGTCGCGCTGGAGCGCGCCGCCGTCGCCGAGGCGCGGGCCATGCTGGACGCGGGCCGCACCGGGCAGTTGGTGCTCGGCCTGGACGGGCGCCCGTGTACACCTCTTGATTTCTCAACAACGGGCGCGTCACAGGGCACCGTCACCTTCTTCATCGAGTCGTACGTGCCCGCGCCCCGGATGCTGGTCTTCGGCGCGATCGACTTCGCGGCGGCGGTGGTGCGGATCGGCAAGTTCCTCGGCTACCGGGTCACCGTCTGCGACGCCCGCCCGGTCTTCGCCACCGCGCGGCGCTTCCCGGAGGCCGACGAGGTGGTGGTCGACTGGCCGCACCGCTACCTGGAGTCCCAGCTCTCCGCGATCGACGGCCGGACCGTGCTGTGCGTGCTGACCCACGACGCCAAGTTCGACATCCCGCTGCTGGAGCGCGCGCTCCGGCTGCCGGTCGCCTTCGTCGGCGCGATGGGCTCCCGCAAGACCCACCGCGACCGCAACGCCCGGCTCCGCGAGGTCGGCCTGACCGACGCCGAGATCGGCCGGCTGCGCTCCCCGATCGGCCTCGACCTCGGTGCCCGCACCCCCGAGGAGACCGCCGTCTCGGTCGCCGCCGAGATCGTCGCGCACCGCCGCGGCGGCTCCTGCCTGCCGCTCTCGGCCGGCGACGGACCGATCCACCACGACCTGGCCCGCGCCGCCGAGGAGACCGTCCCCTCCGCCGCCGCCTGACTCACCCGGATGGCGGCCGCCGATGGCGCGCGAGACGCTGGTATGCAGGGCGGACCGATCACCGCGTCCGCACCGGTGACGAAAGGTCCCGAGCCATGCGTACTCTCATCCAGGTCGAGTTCGACACCGAGACCGCCAACCGGCTGATCGCCGACGGCAGCATGCCCAAGGCCCTGCAGGGCATCATCTCCACCCTCAAGCCCGAGGCGGTGTACTTCGCCCCCACGGCCGGCCGCCGCTGCGCCTACCTGTTCGTCGACCTCCCGGCCGAGTACTCGATGGTCCCGATGCTGGAACCGCTCTGGGAGCTCAACGCCGAAATCAGCATCACCCCCTGCATGAACCTCGACGACCTCACCAAGGGCCTGGGCATCATCTCCGGCAGCTGAGACCCTCCGGCCATTGGGGGGCGGCGTCAGGCGTTCCGCAGCTCGGCGTTCATCGACCGCCGGACCAGCGTCCTGGCGGTCTCCGCGTCGGCCGCCGTCCGGGCCAGTTCGGCCAGCTCCCGGCAGTCGCCGAGGGTGTGCGCGGCCAGCGCCGCGCGGACGGCGGGCAGGCAGGACGGCGCCATCGAGAGGCTGTTGACGCCCAGTCCGACCAGCACCAGCGCCAGCTCCGGATCGGCGGCCGCCTCGCCGCACACCCCGACCGGGCGGCCGAGTGCGGCCCCGGCCCCGGCCGTCGCCGCCACCAGGTCGAGCAGCGCGGGCTGCCAGGGGTCGAGCAGTGCGGCCAGCGGAGCGAGCAGGCGGTCGGCCGCGAAGGTGTACTGGGACAGGTCGTTGGTGCCGATGCTGAGGAAGTCGCAGACCTCCGCCAGCCGCCCGGCCCGCAGGGCAGCCGCCGGGACCTCGACCATCGCCCCGGCCAGCGGCAACCCGTGCGCGCGTACCCGGGCGGCGAACTCCGCGGCTTCCCGCGGCACCGAGACCATCGGCGCCATCACCCACACCTCGGCCGCGCTACCCCGGGCCGCCGCCGCGACGGCGGCCAACTGGGTTTCAAGGAGCTCCGGGTCGCGGGTGGCGGTGCGCAGGCCCCGGACGCCGAGCGCGGGGTTCTCCTCGTCGGCGGCGGTGGCGAACGGCAGCGGCTTGTCCGCGCCCGCGTCCAGCGTGCGGACCACCACCTTGCGCCCCGTGAACGCCTCGAACACCCGCCGGTACGCCGCCGTCTGCTCGGCCTGACCGGGGGCTTCGGCGCGGTCCAGGAAGAGGAACTCGGTGCGGAACAGGCCCACGCCCTCGGCGTCGGCCGCGGCCGCCCCGTCCAGTTCGGCGAGCGCGCCGAGGTTGACCAGCAGGCCGACGGGGTGCCCGTCCGCCGTCCGGCCGGGGCCGCTGACGCCGCGCTCCCGTTCCCGGCGGCGCTGCTCCCGTTCCGCCGCCCGCCGCACCGCACCCGGCTCGGGGTCGACCTCGACGGTGCCCTCGGCGGCGTGCAGCAGCACCAGTTGACCGTCGGTCAGCCCGGCCGCCCCGGCGCAGCCGACCACGGCGGGCAGGCCGAGCGCCTTGGCCAGGATCGCGGTGTGGCTGGTCGGGCCGCCGCGGACGGTGACCAGGCCGAGCACCACGGCCGGGTCGAGCAACGCGGTGTCGGCGGGCGCCAGGTCCTCGGCGACCAGCACGTACGGGTGACCCGGGTCGGGCAGGCCGGGGGTGGGCAGGCCGAGCAGCCGGGCCACCGTACGGTCCCTCAGGTCGTCCAGATCGGCGGCTCGTTCGGCCAGGTAGCCGCCGGCGGCGGTGAGCAGCGCGCGGAACTCCGCGTAGGCGGCGGTGACGGCGTGCGGGCCGTCGGTGCCCTCGGCGATCAGGGCGGCCACCCGGTCCAGCAGGGTGGGGTCGGCGGCCATCAGCGCCTGCGCCTCCAGCACCTCCCCGGCCACTCCCCCGGCCCGCTCGGCCCGGTCGGCGAGTTCGGCGGCCACCTCGCCGACGGACCGTCGGACGGCCGCCGTCTCGGCGGCGGGGTCGGCGACCGGGCGGGGTGCGGGCAGTGCGGGCGGCGGTGCCATCCGGGCCACCGGCCCGGCCGCGCTGCCGGTGCCGACACCGATCCCGTCGAGCAGCCGGCTCACCGGGCGGCCGGGGCGTCGTGGTCCTCGGTGATCAGCGCGGCCAGCTCGGCCAGGGCCTGGTCCGCGTCCTCACCCACGGCGGTCAGCTCCAGCTCCTCGCCCTGCTTGGCGGCCAGTGCCAGCACCGAGAGCAGGCTGCGGGTGTCCACGGCGGTCTGTCCGGGGCGGGCCAGGGTGACCCTGGCGGTCTGCCGGGCGGCGGCCTGGACGAGCAGCGAGGCCGGGCGGGCGTGCAGGCCGCTGGCGGAGCCGACGGTGACCTGGAGCTGAGGCATGAGGGTCCCCTAGATGTGGTTTCGGGCCCGTTACGGGTGGATTGCTGTTGGTTCTACGCCCGGTTCCGGGCGGATGTCAACACAACCGGGCAGAAGTCTCGATCTGTGAGCATGTCCGATTGGGTGTCCGAAAATCTTTGCTTTCCGGCGGCCCGCGCGTATCGTCCTGGTTGACCAGACGGAAACGGACACGAAACGGATCTGATCCCACATGTACGCTCCGGAGCGCCAGCAACAGATCCTGCTCCTCGCCCAGGAACACGGCCGGGTCGACGTCCCCTCGCTCGCCGAGGAGTTCGGCGTCACCCAGGAGACCGTCCGGCGGGACCTGAGCGCGCTCGACAAGGCCGGCCTGCTCCGCCGGGTGCACGGCGGCGCGCTCCCGGCCGGCGGCCTCCACCTGGAGCCCGGCCTCGCCGAACGCGACTCCACGGCCGCCCCGGAGAAGGAGCGGATCGCCCGCGCCGCCCTGGAGCTGCTGCCCACCGAGGGCAGCCTGCTGCTGGACGCGGGCACCACGATCTCCCGGCTGGCCGCACTGCTCCCCCTGGACAGCACGCTGACCGTGGTCACCAACGCCCTCCCGGTCGCCGCCCGGCTGGCCGACCACCCGGATCTGACGCTCCATCTGGTCGGCGGGCGGCTCCGGCACCGTACCCAGGCCGCCGTGGACGCCTGGGCGCTGCGCGACCTGGCCGACGTGCACGCCGACCTCGCGGTGGTCGCCACCAACGGCTTCGGCCCGGAGAGCGGCCTGACCACGCCCGACCTGGCCGAGGCCGCCGTCAAGCGCGCCATGCTCGCCGGGGCGGGGCGGGTGGTGCTGCTCGCCGACTCCTCCAAGTACGGCAGCCGGCAGTTCGCCCGCTTCGGCACGCTCCGCGAGGTGGACGTGCTGATCACCGACACCGGCCTGACGGACCAGCAGGCCGCAGAGATCGAGAACCTCGGACCGGAAGTGATCCGCGCATGATCGTCACCATCACCCCCAACCCCAGCCTGGACCGCACCTACGAACTACCGGACCTGGCCCGGGGCGAGGTCAACCGCGCCACCACCGACCGGGTCGACCCCGGCGGCAAGGGCGTCAACGTGGCCCGCGCGCTCACCGCCGCCGGACACCGGGCCGCGGCCGTGCTCCCGCTCGGCGGCTTCTCCGGACTGCTGCTCTCCGACCTACTGCTCCGTCAGGGCATCGAGGTGGCCAGCGTCCCGGTCCGCGGCGAGACCCGGATCAACGTCTCGATCGTCGAGGGCGACCACACCCTCACCAAGATCAACGCACCAGGACCGGAGCTCAGCGCCGAGGAGTCGGCGGCCCTGCTCGCCACCGTCCGCCGCGACTACACCGGCCCGGACGTGGACTGGCTGGCCTGCTGCGGCAGCCTGCCGCGCGGGCTGGACCCCGACTGGTACGCCGACCTGGTCGCCCAGGTGCACTCCGGCGGCGCCCGGATCGCCCTCGACACCTCAGGCCCCGCGCTGCTCGCCGCCCTCCGGGCCAGGCCCGACGTGGTCAAGCCCAACCGCGAGGAGCTCGCCGAGGCGGTGGGGCGTCAACTCACCACCGTGGGCGAGGCGGTGGCCGCCGCCGAGGAGTTGCGCGAGCGCGGCGCCCAGCAGGTGCTCGCCAGTCTCGGCGCCGACGGCATGCTGCTCGTCTCCGCCGAGGGCACCTGGTACGGCACCGCCCCCGTCGCCACCGTCCGCAGCGACGTGGGTGCGGGCGACGCCTCGCTGGCCGGCTTCCTCGGCACCGGCGGCACCGGCCCCAAGGCCCTCGCCGCCGCCCTCGCCCACGGCGCCGCCGCCGTCCAGCTCCCCGGCAGCGCCATGCCCACCCCCGCCGACCTCGCCCCCGACGCGGTCACCGTCACCACCGACATCCCCCACACCCGGCCCCTTGCGTAACGCTCCCTTCGGCGTTCCCACCCCCAAGGACTCCCCATGAGCGACCCCGGCAGACTGATCACCCCCGCCCTCGTCGACCTGTACCTGGCCCCCGCCGACAAGGACGACGCCCTCCGCTCGCTGGCCCAGCGTCTCGTCGCCGAGGGCCGCGTCACCGACCTCGACGGCTTCCTGGCCGACATCGCCGCCCGCGAGGCCCAGGCCCCCACCGGCCTCGGCGACGGCATCGGCATCCCGCACTGCCGCTCGGCCCACGTCACCACCCCGAGCCTGGCCTTCGGCCGCAGCGCGCGGGGCATCGACTTCGACGCCCCGGACGGCACCCCCGCCGACCTGATCTTCATGATCGCGGCCCCGGACGGCGCCGACGACGCCCACCTGCAGATCCTCGCCTCGCTGGCCCGCCGCCTGATGGACCCTCGGTTCACCGGCGCCCTGCGCGCGGCCACCGACCCGACCGAGGTCGCCGCCCTGGTCAACGACGAGCAGCCGGAGGAGGCCGCGCAGCAGCAGGAGGGCCCGCTGCTGGTCGCCGTCACCTCCTGCCCCACCGGCATCGCGCACACCTACATGGCCGCCAAGGCGCTCGAACTGGCCGCCGCCAAGGCCGGTGCCCGGATCCAGGTGGAGACCCAGGGTTCCGCCGGGTCGACCCCACTCGACCCGGCGGTCATCGCCGCCGCGCACGCGGTGATCTTCGCGCACGACGTCGAGGTCCGCGACAAGTCCCGCTTCGCGGGCAAGCCGACCGTCGACGTCGGCGTCAAGGCCGGGGTCAACCGCGCCGACCAACTCGTCGCCGAAGCACTCCAGTTGGCCGCTGCCGAGCCCGGCACGGCCGGGCCCGTGGCTGCCCCCGCGCCCAAGCGTGACGAGCACTGGGCCAACCGCCTGCGCGGCTGGCTGATGACCGGCGTCAGCTACATGATCCCGTTCGTCGCGGCCGGCGGTCTGCTGATCGCGCTCGGCTTCGCCATCGGCGGGTACGAGATCTCCGCCGCCCCGTCCGTGGTCGGCCACTTCGACTGGACCTCGCAGCACAGCTGGGCGGCGATGCTGTTCCAGGCGGGCGCGGCGGCCTTCGGCTTCCTGGTCCCCGTGCTGTCCGGCTACATCGCCTACGCGATCGCCGAC
This genomic interval from Kitasatospora gansuensis contains the following:
- the pfkB gene encoding 1-phosphofructokinase is translated as MIVTITPNPSLDRTYELPDLARGEVNRATTDRVDPGGKGVNVARALTAAGHRAAAVLPLGGFSGLLLSDLLLRQGIEVASVPVRGETRINVSIVEGDHTLTKINAPGPELSAEESAALLATVRRDYTGPDVDWLACCGSLPRGLDPDWYADLVAQVHSGGARIALDTSGPALLAALRARPDVVKPNREELAEAVGRQLTTVGEAVAAAEELRERGAQQVLASLGADGMLLVSAEGTWYGTAPVATVRSDVGAGDASLAGFLGTGGTGPKALAAALAHGAAAVQLPGSAMPTPADLAPDAVTVTTDIPHTRPLA
- a CDS encoding HPr family phosphocarrier protein produces the protein MPQLQVTVGSASGLHARPASLLVQAAARQTARVTLARPGQTAVDTRSLLSVLALAAKQGEELELTAVGEDADQALAELAALITEDHDAPAAR
- a CDS encoding NCS2 family permease, encoding MTRISTEPGTTDDRPATDDSLTPSEANPPKNALDAYFKISARGSTFGNELRGGLTTFMAMAYILLLNPILLGGADKNGVHLDHAQLTTATALAAAVTTILLGVVGNVPLAAAAGLSVSGAISAIVVPHTTWEQAFGLCVIYGLAIVLLVVSGLREKIMNGIPLPIKHAITIGIGLFIALIGLNKAGFVFQGKGPLLSLGPTGELSGWPVLIFCITLLTIFVLLVRNTRGAILIGLAAGTVIAFVVNAAAGLDDKVWGLQVPKWPGDGPVAAPDFGLFGHVDLFGAFGSQGMGAISASVAVFTLVLAGFFDAMATIIGVGTEAGLADKQGRMPGLSKALFVDGAGGAIGGLSGASGQTVFVESATGVGEGARTGLASVVTGGVFTLMLFFTPLAGIVPVQVASAALVVIGSMMMSQARHIDWSDREVAIPAFLTCVLMPFTYSITAGVAAGVITYCVIKAGRGKWREPGPLMWILTGVFLIYFALTPIKAWLGVH
- the ptsP gene encoding phosphoenolpyruvate--protein phosphotransferase — protein: MSRLLDGIGVGTGSAAGPVARMAPPPALPAPRPVADPAAETAAVRRSVGEVAAELADRAERAGGVAGEVLEAQALMAADPTLLDRVAALIAEGTDGPHAVTAAYAEFRALLTAAGGYLAERAADLDDLRDRTVARLLGLPTPGLPDPGHPYVLVAEDLAPADTALLDPAVVLGLVTVRGGPTSHTAILAKALGLPAVVGCAGAAGLTDGQLVLLHAAEGTVEVDPEPGAVRRAAEREQRRRERERGVSGPGRTADGHPVGLLVNLGALAELDGAAAADAEGVGLFRTEFLFLDRAEAPGQAEQTAAYRRVFEAFTGRKVVVRTLDAGADKPLPFATAADEENPALGVRGLRTATRDPELLETQLAAVAAAARGSAAEVWVMAPMVSVPREAAEFAARVRAHGLPLAGAMVEVPAAALRAGRLAEVCDFLSIGTNDLSQYTFAADRLLAPLAALLDPWQPALLDLVAATAGAGAALGRPVGVCGEAAADPELALVLVGLGVNSLSMAPSCLPAVRAALAAHTLGDCRELAELARTAADAETARTLVRRSMNAELRNA
- a CDS encoding XdhC family protein, which translates into the protein MQDIAEQLLAWHSSGRSFAVATVVGVSGSAPRDPGAALAVDADGEAIGSVSGGCVEGAVYELCQEAIATGTPVLERFGYSDEDAFAVGLTCGGILDVFVQPVVPGADPALDAGITYIASGTPVALARIVAGPAALLGATVAVTADTHHGSLTPAPSTTVALERAAVAEARAMLDAGRTGQLVLGLDGRPCTPLDFSTTGASQGTVTFFIESYVPAPRMLVFGAIDFAAAVVRIGKFLGYRVTVCDARPVFATARRFPEADEVVVDWPHRYLESQLSAIDGRTVLCVLTHDAKFDIPLLERALRLPVAFVGAMGSRKTHRDRNARLREVGLTDAEIGRLRSPIGLDLGARTPEETAVSVAAEIVAHRRGGSCLPLSAGDGPIHHDLARAAEETVPSAAA
- the pucD gene encoding xanthine dehydrogenase subunit D; translation: MSTRTIQGQKNLQDIRTSSPDGIGGSPLRPDGNLKVRGEFAYSSDMWHEDMLWGMALRSPHPRANLISVDISEALKVPGVYAVLTHKDIPGSKFYGLEIQDQPALAIDKVRYHGEAIALVAADHPETARRAVKKIKVEYEVLTPIVTEEQCLDPQTHGYVHEPHEYKSHGYDNICHEQKLVSGLGVTDEVRALADVVVSGHYEVGMQDQAFLGPESGLAVPAEDGGIDLYVATQWLHVDREQMAPVLALPEEKVRLTLAGVGGAFGGREDLSMQIHASLLALHTGKPVKIVYARDESFFGHVHRHPAKMYYEHGATRDGKLVYADARIVLDGGAYASASPAVVGNAASLGHGPYVIPNVRMHAIALYSNNPSCGAMRGFGAVQAAFGYESQMDKLAAELGIDPVELRQLNAMAEGDYMPTGQKIDSPAPVAELLQRVKDMPLPPPLDLDNLDIRQVPGALSNTSHGEGIVRGIGYSVGIKNVGFSEGFDDYSTARVRLEVIGGEPVAMVHTAMAEVGQGGVTVHAQIARTELGVEQVTIHPANTEVGSAGSTSASRQTYMTGGAVKLAAEAVKQALITKGRRRYGWDQNDIDLVGGKVVSESAGVLVSMVDLLGEEAIDLTREHHHRPTVPFDKETGQGFGHVQYTFCANRAVVDVDVDLGLVKVVELTAVQDVGKALNPLSVVGQIQGGVTQALGLAVMEEIVVKDGKVRNASFTDYLIPTILDTPPIPVEILELPDPNAPYGLRGVGEAPTVSATPSIVAAIRAATGIALNRIPVRPEHLTGTL
- a CDS encoding PTS fructose transporter subunit IIABC; the protein is MSDPGRLITPALVDLYLAPADKDDALRSLAQRLVAEGRVTDLDGFLADIAAREAQAPTGLGDGIGIPHCRSAHVTTPSLAFGRSARGIDFDAPDGTPADLIFMIAAPDGADDAHLQILASLARRLMDPRFTGALRAATDPTEVAALVNDEQPEEAAQQQEGPLLVAVTSCPTGIAHTYMAAKALELAAAKAGARIQVETQGSAGSTPLDPAVIAAAHAVIFAHDVEVRDKSRFAGKPTVDVGVKAGVNRADQLVAEALQLAAAEPGTAGPVAAPAPKRDEHWANRLRGWLMTGVSYMIPFVAAGGLLIALGFAIGGYEISAAPSVVGHFDWTSQHSWAAMLFQAGAAAFGFLVPVLSGYIAYAIADRAALAAGIVGGAISVTVGAGFLGGIASGLIAGLLVRWMVRWKVPSSIAGIMPVVVIPLISVAVVGFLMFVLLGSPIASVMSALTDWLNSLSGANAVLLGLLLGAMMAFDMGGPLNKVAYTFAAGALTTAGSVPDAGSLKVMAAVMAAGMTPPLGLALATTVRGRLFTREERENGKAAWVLGASFITEGAIPFAAADPLRVIPSAIAGSMATGGLVMAFGSTLRAPHGGIWVLPLIGKPLLYVLAIAVGTVITATLVVLLKGLRKQPAPEPELLTAA
- a CDS encoding (2Fe-2S)-binding protein gives rise to the protein MRVTFTANGKPVEADDVWEGESLLYVLRERVGLPGSKNACEQGECGSCTVYLDGVPVCSCLVAAGQVQDREVRTVEGLAEESGELGLVQQAFIDAGAVQCGFCTPGLLVQTDALLDNEPQPSDNDIREALSGNLCRCTGYEKIMDAVRLASARKCAKAASE
- a CDS encoding DeoR/GlpR family DNA-binding transcription regulator codes for the protein MYAPERQQQILLLAQEHGRVDVPSLAEEFGVTQETVRRDLSALDKAGLLRRVHGGALPAGGLHLEPGLAERDSTAAPEKERIARAALELLPTEGSLLLDAGTTISRLAALLPLDSTLTVVTNALPVAARLADHPDLTLHLVGGRLRHRTQAAVDAWALRDLADVHADLAVVATNGFGPESGLTTPDLAEAAVKRAMLAGAGRVVLLADSSKYGSRQFARFGTLREVDVLITDTGLTDQQAAEIENLGPEVIRA